One window from the genome of Magnolia sinica isolate HGM2019 chromosome 4, MsV1, whole genome shotgun sequence encodes:
- the LOC131244273 gene encoding uncharacterized protein LOC131244273 produces MSNVVERDQKPLLFVRDSAMMVNGGFFHRECGMPEPSMPMDFVRDTWITRRDKYLNSFPMNQNNYPVLVEGSGGHAMQMLTLPDTSQDERALQIEESDSKREGPLKKRANGSACKPSKAKKSKRISKDESNSFPN; encoded by the coding sequence ATGTCCAACGTGGTTGAGCGGGACCAGAAGCCTCTGCTCTTTGTCCGCGATTCTGCCATGATGGTCAATGGGGGTTTCTTCCATCGGGAATGCGGGATGCCCGAACCGTCCATGCCGATGGATTTTGTCCGCGACACTTGGATCACTCGGAGAGATAAATACCTGAATTCATTTCCCATGAATCAGAATAACTATCCGGTCCTAGTAGAAGGTTCTGGTGGCCATGCTATGCAAATGCTAACACTGCCTGATACATCACAGGATGAGCGGGCTTTGCAGATTGAAGAATCCGATAGTAAAAGAGAAGGGCCTTTGAAGAAACGGGCCAATGGGAGTGCCTGTAAACCGTCGAAAGCGAAGAAGAGTAAGCGGATTTCGAAGGACGAATCAAACAGTTTTCCTAACTGA
- the LOC131243716 gene encoding metallothionein-like protein type 2, with the protein MDANVLLAQERWLWSLKLRLSFYSFTAFFFHFLEKMSCCGGNCGCGSACKCGSGCGGCKMYPDFSFSGETTTTETMIVGVAPQKGYFEGSEMNAGSENGGCKCGSNCTCDPCTCK; encoded by the exons ATGGACGCAAACGTATTACTCGCTCAAGAACGGTGGTTGTGGTCTTTAAAGCTTCGCCTCTCCTTCTATTCGTTTActgcatttttctttcatttcctagaAAAAATGTCTTGCTGTGGTGGAAACTGCGGGTGTGGATCTGCCTGCAAGTGCGGCTCTGGTTGTGGAGG ATGCAAGATGTATCCTGATTTCTCTTTCTCTGGAGAAACCACCACCACTGAAACTATGATTGTTGGGGTCGCTCCTCAGaaggg ATACTTTGAAGGGTCTGAGATGAATGCTGGATCCGAGAATGGAGGCTGCAAATGCGGATCTAACTGCACCTGTGACCCATGCACCTGCAAATGA